From one Lycium ferocissimum isolate CSIRO_LF1 chromosome 5, AGI_CSIRO_Lferr_CH_V1, whole genome shotgun sequence genomic stretch:
- the LOC132055542 gene encoding uncharacterized GPI-anchored protein At4g28100, protein MSFHVFFFFTLLLFLNNPPRLPALPLLPEPDPAELQSQTFLPSPAPPATIPAFPEQSNVAGCPLDLPEDLYHNVKSACGSHSYSGQAHKTRCCPVLAAWLYSAYSKSALHRAVTKVPQSSSVDMPVLPDDSETCVDSLEKALGNRGIELVKPNETCDVVYCYCGIRLHPLSCPEAFSVDSQGELVGDKSVKKLERDCLSNNGYTGLAGCSKCLNSLYLLSEGRVGNKSRSEDRTRKMRSRDCQLMGLTWLLNKNRSGYIHTVSAVLRALMLTEGSSDPQSCTLNSDGMPLAVDSSEINDESSAFAIQASLYRFIQPLVLVYINFGALLFKY, encoded by the exons ATGTCTTTCCacgttttcttcttctttacttTATTACTTTTCTTGAACAATCCACCAAGATTACCCGCCCTTCCACTTTTGCCCGAACCCGACCCGGCTGAACTCCAGTCTCAAACATTCTTACCTTCCCCTGCACCACCAGCCACAATTCCAGCTTTCCCGGAACAGTCAAATGTCGCAGGTTGTCCTTTAGATCTACCTGAAGACCTCTACCACAACGTTAAATCAGCTTGTGGGTCCCACAGTTATTCGGGTCAAGCACATAAGACCCGTTGTTGCCCCGTTTTAGCTGCCTGGCTCTACTCAGCTTATTCTAAATCG GCACTTCACAGAGCCGTTACGAAAGTTCCACAATCGAGTTCAGTTGATATGCCGGTGCTACCTGATGATTCGGAGACGTGTGTGGATTCACTTGAAAAGGCATTGGGAAACAGAGGGATTGAATTGGTGAAACCAAATGAGACTTGTGATGTAGTTTATTGTTATTGTGGAATTAGGCTGCATCCATTGAGTTGTCCAGAAGCGTTTTCTGTGGATTCACAAGGGGAATTGGTAGGTGATAAAAGTGTGAAGAAATTGGAAAGAGATTGTTTGAGTAATAATGGGTATACTGGTCTTGCTGGTTGTTCCAAATGCTTGAACAGTCTTTACCTG CTTAGTGAGGGTAGAGTCGGAAACAAGAGCAGGTCAGAGGACAGAACTAGGAAAATGCGCAGCAGAGATTGCCAATTGATGGGTCTAACGTGGCTTCTCAACAAAAATAGATCGGGTTATATTCATACCGTTTCTGCTGTTTTGAGGGCTCTAATGTTGACCGAAGGCAGTTCAGATCCGCAGTCTTGCACACTTAACAGTGATGGGATGCCACTTGCTGTAGACTCGTCGGAGATCAACGATGAATCTTCTGCATTTGCTATTCAGGCATCACTTTATCGGTTTATCCAACCTTTAGTTTTAGTGTACATAAACTTTGGTGCGTTGCTCTTCAAATATTAG
- the LOC132058113 gene encoding protein MOTHER of FT and TFL1, which translates to MAAKVDPLVVGRVIGDVVDMFVPSVTMSVHFGTKHVTNGCDIKPSIATEPPKITLGGQATDFYTLVMTDPDAPSPSEPTMRELVHWIVTDIPGCGNVARGKEVLGYVGPRPPVGIHRYILVLFQQKAPMPGMLQPPVVRSHFCTRLFAQQLDLGVPVATVYFNAHKEPANRKR; encoded by the exons ATGGCTGCAAAAGTTGATCCGTTGGTGGTTGGACGAGTAATTGGTGATGTAGTGGACATGTTCGTGCCTAGTGTCACTATGTCTGTCCACTTTGGTACCAAACATGTTACAAATGGCTGCGATATCAAACCCTCTATTGCCACTGAACCTCCAAAAATCACCTTGGGTGGCCAGGCCACTGACTTTTACACTCTG GTCATGACGGACCCAGATGCTCCCAGTCCAAGTGAACCAACTATGAGAGAGTTGGTGCATTG GATTGTGACAGACATACCTGGGTGCGGCAACGTTGCTCGAG GGAAGGAGGTACTGGGGTATGTTGGGCCACGTCCACCGGTGGGGATCCACAGGTACATACTGGTTCTGTTCCAACAGAAAGCGCCAATGCCAGGAATGTTGCAGCCGCCAGTAGTTCGGTCTCATTTCTGCACTCGCTTGTTCGCACAACAGCTTGATCTCGGCGTTCCCGTCGCTACTGTTTACTTCAATGCCCATAAGGAACCGGCAAATCGTAAGCGCTAA
- the LOC132055543 gene encoding actin-interacting protein 1-2, with protein MAELKETYACIPSTERGRGILISGDPKSNSILYTNGRSVIIRYLDRPLQVAVYGEHAYQATVARYSPNGEWIASADVSGTVRIWGTHNDFVLKKEFRVLSGRIDDLQWSPDGMRIVASGDGKGKSLVRAFMWDSGTNVGEFDGHSRRVLSCAFKPTRPFRIATCGEDFLVNFYEGPPFKFKLSHREHSNFVNCLRFSPDGSKLISVSSDKKGIIYDAKTGDIIGELSSEDGHQGSIYAVSWSPDSKQVLTVSADKSAKVWDISDDGKGKVKKTLASPGSGGVEDMLVGCLWQNDHLVTVSLGGTISIFSASDLEKSPVSFSGHMKNVNSLAVLRRDPKIILSSSYDGLIVKWIQGIGYSGKLERKVNSQIKCFAVVDEEIVSCAFDNKIWRVSLLGDQCGDANSIDVGNQPKDLSLALNSPEVTLVSFETGIILLRGTKVLSTINLGFTVTASAISPDGTEAIVGGQDGKLHLYSITGDTLSEEVVLEKHRGAITVIQYSPDVSMIASADANREAVVWDRASREVKLKNMLYHTARINCLAWSPDNTMVATGSLDTCVIIYDISKPASNRITIKGAHLGGVYGIAFTDEHSIVSSGEDACVRVWGITPQ; from the exons ATGGCTGAGCTCAAAGAAACCTACGCTTGTATCCCTTCAACAGAACGTGGTCGTGGTATTCTCATTTCGGGTGACCCGAAATCCAATTCCATCCTTTACACTAACGGTCGATCCGTTATTATCCGTTATCTGGATCGCCCGCTACAAGTAGCTGTTTACGGTGAACATGCTTATCAAGCTACCGTTGCACGTTACTCTCCTAACGGTGAATGGATCGCTTCTGCTGACGTGTCGGGTACGGTTCGGATCTGGGGGACCCATAATGATTTTGTTCTTAAGAAGGAGTTTCGGGTATTATCGGGTCGGATCGATGATCTTCAATGGTCACCTGATGGAATGCGTATTGTTGCTTCTGGTGATGGAAAAGGCAAATCACTTGTTCGTGCTTTCAT GTGGGACTCGGGAACGAATGTGGGTGAATTTGATGGCCATTCAAGGAGAGTTTTGAGTTGTGCATTTAAGCCCACAAGACCATTTCGCATAGCCACGTGCGGAGAAGACTTTTTGGTGAACTTTTATGAAGGACCCCCATTTAAATTCAAGCTGTCTCACAG GGAGCATTCAaattttgttaattgtttgaggTTCTCTCCAGACGGAAGCAAACTTATCAGTGTAAGCTCTGACAAGAAGGGCATTATCTATGATGCCAAAACTGGAGATATAATTGGAGAGCTGTCATCTGAGGATGGTCATCAAGGAAGTATATATGCCGTTAGTTGGAGTCCTGATAGTAAACAG GTGCTCACAGTCTCTGCTGACAAGTCAGCAAAAGTATGGGACATATCTGATGATGGAAAAGGGAAAGTGAAGAAAACACTGGCTTCTCCTGGTTCAGGTGGAGTTGAGGACATGCTAGTTGGCTGTCTCTGGCAAAATGACCATCTTGTTACTGTTTCTCTTGGGGGAACTATTTCCATATTCTCAGCTAGTGATCTGGAAAAATCTCCCGTGTCATTTTCTGGACACATGAAAAATGTTAATTCCTTAGCTGTCCTCAGACGTGACCCGAAAATCATACTGTCTAGCAGTTATGATGGTTTGATTGTTAAATGGATTCAAGGCATTGGGTATAGCGGAAAATTAGAGAGAAAGGTGAATTCTCAAATCAAATGCTTTGCAGTTGTGGACGAAGAAATTGTGTCATGTGCATTTGACAATAAG ATCTGGAGAGTATCTCTGCTTGGAGATCAATGCGGGGATGCAAATTCTATAGATGTCGGCAACCAACCTAAGGACTTAAGCCTTGCCCTTAATTCTCCTGAAGTGACTTTAGTTTCTTTTGAAACTGGAATCATTCTTCTCCGTGGTACAAAAGTGCTGTCAACCATAAACCTCGGATTTACTGTGACAGCATCTGCTATTTCACCTGATGGAACTGAAGCTATAGTGGGTGGTCAGGATGGTAAACTGCATTTGTATTCGATCACGGGTGATACTCTCAGTGAAGAGGTTGTCCTTGAAAAACACAGGGGAGCTATTACTGTCATTCAGTACTCTCCAGATGTTTCCATGATTGCATCAGCAGATGCGAATCGAGAAGCTGTCGTCTGGGATCGTGCATCTCGCGAG gtGAAGCTTAAGAATATGTTATACCATACTGCCCGAATAAATTGCTTGGCTTGGTCACCTGATAACACCATGGTAGCTACTGGATCCCTAGACACGTGTGTTATCATATATGACATCAGCAAGCCAGCGTCGAACCGAATCACGATTAAGGGAGCTCATTTGGGTGGAGTATATGGAATAGCTTTTACTGATGAACACAGTATAGTGAGTTCTGGCGAGGATGCTTGTGTTCGTGTATGGGGAATCACTCCACAGTAA